A window of Desulfovibrio desulfuricans DSM 642 contains these coding sequences:
- a CDS encoding thioesterase II family protein, whose amino-acid sequence MQHMQHTATTLFCIPHAGGNTAFYARFNELFPAWITIRPLELPGKGRRCRERLLTNMESMGRDLLEQIRPAAHTGPYALFGHSMGGLLAFLCARFACDAALPLPMALFISSATTPGLMRTGISRPVDQLPPGALWDYVARMGGIPPEIAQSQDFRNYLEPVLRADFMAIEGWQPAPYSPLPLPIHTTIGSHDLVTEADALQWQNLTDAQCTVRTFSGGHFYVQDHWQELADHMTRTLQTTD is encoded by the coding sequence ATGCAACACATGCAACACACGGCTACAACACTTTTCTGCATTCCTCACGCCGGAGGCAATACCGCCTTTTATGCGAGGTTCAACGAGCTTTTTCCGGCATGGATCACCATAAGACCTCTGGAGCTGCCAGGCAAAGGCCGCCGCTGCCGGGAGCGGCTGCTTACCAACATGGAAAGCATGGGGCGCGACCTGCTGGAGCAGATACGCCCCGCCGCCCACACTGGCCCTTATGCCCTTTTTGGTCACAGCATGGGCGGCCTGCTGGCCTTTCTTTGCGCGCGGTTCGCCTGCGATGCGGCATTGCCCCTGCCCATGGCCCTGTTCATTTCGTCCGCCACCACGCCAGGGCTGATGCGCACCGGGATTTCACGCCCTGTTGATCAGCTTCCCCCAGGCGCGCTGTGGGACTACGTAGCCCGCATGGGCGGCATCCCGCCCGAGATTGCGCAGTCGCAGGATTTCAGAAACTACCTTGAACCTGTGCTCCGCGCTGATTTTATGGCCATCGAGGGCTGGCAGCCCGCCCCCTACAGCCCATTGCCCTTGCCTATCCACACCACCATCGGCAGCCATGACCTCGTTACCGAGGCTGACGCCCTGCAGTGGCAAAACCTGACAGACGCGCAATGCACGGTACGCACCTTCAGCGGCGGCCATTTTTACGTTCAGGACCACTGGCAGGAACTGGCAGACCACATGACCCGCACCCTTCAAACAACGGATTAG
- a CDS encoding MFS transporter: MLIRATRKLRINALLLGLGVLLVTLGFNVLLSVSTLNTLATDMVLSGYRSGAERLARDIERGMRFGKPLASFAGMDEMLAELGQSAAGIKRVTIIDARGSTLYVQPAQDSKADSTLPSGATSQTSEDKDGPQGAIKTADGYRLSIPLNNKTPVGHLLVDIDGKPINAATEDFLRLSSLLLAAACLVAGLILAGRLGLLTGQRAVGTSLSGMTRMLLVIIGTSQLLYACGTLVLFDTFVKQAVRTKADILAEGTGRDFEYLIHKGVDIASLRGKDQALEQLLAANSELAGAQLLTPEGKAVASAGHVPDTTLTVEKSLSTYWPSRFRQKQEVLRLQLAVQPQAITTRISALALDLGASLLISFLLLLELSKLLGLIAQRNLPPDAAANALGGSHHSLAVQALRAAGFVFFLGYDMGISFIPLLARQLYEPFMGLSRDVAIGLPISAEMVSAGIALLFSGGFSLRYGWRKVFAAGTLAAAVGLMMGGMANSLHLLILGRVATGFGFGLVLMAGQIGTLGKANAGAGLTSVFAGIFSGSICGSAAGAMLADHVSFQAVLATGACTILLALFTVMLGKEPAEAAASSSDSAVGQDSGAQTAAHGHMFSGCMQLLQDPRMHMILWLVGIPAAMCLTGFLHYLLPLRLANAHVDQSDIGRIFMLYGLCFITAGPLLGKWIDHRKDKSLFLTLTGLLSGITLLIAATATNMAGAAAAVISLGLAQCLAAPASMICVLTLASAQTLGREKTASIYRGLERMGQVAGPVVFGIAITVMAPASALLLMGGIVCALSLLFHLLWRLRTPAN, translated from the coding sequence GTGCTTATCCGCGCCACGCGCAAACTGCGCATCAATGCCCTGCTGCTCGGGCTTGGAGTTCTGCTGGTCACTCTGGGCTTCAACGTGCTGCTCTCGGTTTCCACGCTGAATACGCTGGCAACCGACATGGTGCTTTCCGGCTATCGCAGCGGTGCTGAACGTCTGGCCCGCGATATTGAACGCGGCATGCGCTTTGGCAAGCCGCTGGCTTCGTTCGCCGGAATGGACGAAATGCTGGCGGAACTGGGTCAGAGCGCGGCGGGCATCAAGCGTGTGACCATTATTGATGCCAGGGGTTCCACGCTCTATGTGCAGCCAGCCCAAGATTCAAAAGCTGATAGCACGTTGCCCTCCGGTGCAACATCCCAAACCAGCGAAGACAAAGACGGCCCGCAAGGCGCAATCAAAACCGCCGATGGCTACCGCCTGAGCATTCCCCTGAACAACAAAACACCTGTGGGACACCTGCTGGTGGACATTGACGGCAAGCCCATCAATGCGGCTACAGAAGATTTTCTGCGTCTGTCATCCCTGCTGCTGGCAGCGGCCTGCCTTGTGGCGGGGCTGATTCTGGCCGGGCGTCTTGGCCTGCTGACCGGGCAACGCGCGGTGGGTACAAGCCTTTCAGGCATGACCAGAATGCTGCTCGTCATCATCGGCACATCACAATTGCTCTACGCCTGCGGCACGCTGGTACTGTTCGACACCTTTGTCAAACAGGCCGTACGCACCAAGGCCGACATCCTCGCCGAAGGCACCGGGCGCGATTTTGAATACCTCATCCATAAGGGCGTGGATATTGCCAGCCTGCGCGGCAAGGATCAGGCGCTTGAGCAGCTGCTTGCAGCCAACAGCGAGCTTGCGGGTGCACAACTGCTGACGCCTGAAGGCAAAGCTGTAGCCTCTGCCGGGCACGTGCCCGACACCACGCTCACTGTTGAAAAATCACTGAGCACCTACTGGCCCAGCCGCTTCCGCCAAAAGCAGGAGGTGCTGCGCCTGCAACTGGCCGTGCAGCCCCAGGCGATCACAACCCGCATATCGGCGCTGGCCCTTGACCTTGGGGCCTCGCTGCTCATCAGCTTTTTGCTGTTGCTGGAGCTTTCAAAACTGCTGGGGCTTATCGCGCAGCGCAACCTGCCGCCAGATGCTGCGGCGAACGCCCTTGGGGGCAGCCACCACTCCCTCGCCGTGCAGGCATTGCGGGCAGCTGGCTTTGTATTTTTTTTGGGCTACGACATGGGCATATCGTTCATTCCGCTGCTGGCCCGCCAATTGTATGAACCGTTCATGGGCCTGAGCCGCGATGTGGCCATCGGCCTGCCCATCTCGGCAGAGATGGTCAGCGCGGGCATTGCCCTGCTCTTTTCCGGCGGCTTTTCGTTGCGTTACGGCTGGCGAAAGGTCTTTGCCGCAGGCACTCTGGCTGCGGCTGTGGGGCTGATGATGGGCGGCATGGCCAACAGCCTGCACCTGCTCATTCTGGGGCGCGTTGCCACAGGCTTCGGCTTTGGCCTTGTGCTCATGGCCGGGCAGATCGGCACCCTGGGCAAGGCCAATGCAGGGGCTGGGCTCACCAGCGTGTTCGCTGGCATATTTTCCGGCAGCATCTGCGGCTCCGCAGCGGGGGCCATGCTGGCGGATCATGTCTCGTTTCAGGCGGTGCTGGCGACCGGGGCTTGCACAATATTGCTGGCGCTGTTCACCGTGATGCTCGGCAAGGAACCTGCGGAGGCCGCAGCAAGCAGTTCCGATAGCGCGGTCGGCCAGGACTCTGGTGCGCAGACCGCCGCGCATGGGCACATGTTTTCAGGCTGCATGCAATTGCTGCAAGACCCGCGCATGCACATGATACTCTGGCTGGTGGGCATACCCGCCGCCATGTGCCTGACCGGATTTTTGCACTATCTGCTGCCGCTGAGGCTGGCAAACGCCCATGTGGATCAGTCGGATATTGGCCGCATATTCATGCTCTACGGCCTGTGTTTTATTACGGCGGGGCCATTGCTTGGCAAATGGATAGATCACAGAAAAGACAAATCCCTGTTTCTGACGCTCACGGGCCTGCTCTCAGGCATTACGCTGCTCATTGCGGCAACGGCCACAAATATGGCTGGAGCCGCCGCTGCGGTCATCTCCCTTGGGCTGGCCCAGTGCCTTGCTGCTCCGGCATCCATGATCTGCGTTCTCACCCTTGCTTCGGCGCAAACCCTGGGCCGCGAAAAGACCGCCTCGATTTACCGTGGCCTGGAACGCATGGGGCAAGTGGCGGGGCCTGTGGTGTTTGGCATTGCCATAACCGTCATGGCTCCAGCCAGCGCGCTACTGCTCATGGGCGGCATCGTCTGCGCGCTTTCCTTGCTGTTCCACCTGCTATGGCGGCTCAGGACTCCAGCGAACTGA
- a CDS encoding ABC transporter substrate-binding protein, which produces MSSSLGSFFPALAAALCCAVCLCANVQAAPPRAPVEQMAAPAPAQAQPKPSRPKVAAYFEAGPYWEFTLLQKEIIKALRQRGVADRITLPDELYISPGWDASESVYRAEARKLMQNPDIDVIISMGTEATKALLAENNGKTPIMSVDVADPAGAGIVDRATGKGAANLTIRYTKDKWFKVFALFHEALPFLRLGIMYHDSPEGLSYSNVREAREVARERGFTLVEYPFLDKAESMESCTRGVDRLLTAGVDAFYISALNCFDWTQANPQAIFDTLNAHHIKTFARDGSVHVRRGALMGLSTLDYVPLGKFYADHIAAQLGLLPPNTQLETAAYTPKIALNLVTAQKMGMDLPLILLISADELFDVTLAGVDKTAVTQ; this is translated from the coding sequence ATGAGCAGCAGCCTCGGATCGTTCTTCCCCGCACTTGCCGCAGCACTTTGCTGCGCAGTATGCCTGTGCGCAAATGTGCAGGCAGCCCCCCCCCGCGCGCCTGTGGAACAGATGGCAGCGCCAGCCCCGGCACAAGCCCAGCCCAAGCCCTCGCGCCCCAAGGTTGCAGCCTATTTTGAAGCCGGGCCGTACTGGGAATTTACCCTGCTGCAAAAAGAAATCATCAAGGCCCTGAGGCAACGCGGGGTTGCCGACCGAATCACCCTGCCGGACGAACTGTACATCAGCCCCGGCTGGGATGCCTCTGAGAGCGTTTACCGCGCTGAGGCCCGCAAACTGATGCAAAATCCGGATATCGATGTCATCATCAGTATGGGAACAGAGGCCACCAAGGCCCTGCTGGCTGAAAACAACGGCAAAACGCCCATCATGAGCGTTGACGTCGCCGACCCGGCGGGCGCTGGCATTGTGGACCGCGCCACCGGCAAGGGCGCCGCCAACCTGACCATCCGCTACACCAAGGACAAATGGTTCAAGGTCTTTGCCCTGTTTCATGAGGCGCTGCCCTTTCTTCGCCTTGGCATCATGTATCACGACAGCCCCGAGGGCCTTTCATACTCCAACGTGCGGGAAGCGCGCGAAGTTGCGCGCGAGCGTGGCTTTACCCTTGTGGAATACCCCTTTCTGGACAAGGCGGAGAGCATGGAATCGTGTACCAGGGGCGTGGACAGGCTGCTGACCGCTGGCGTGGATGCCTTTTACATTTCGGCCCTCAACTGCTTTGACTGGACGCAGGCCAATCCTCAGGCCATCTTTGACACGCTCAACGCCCACCACATCAAGACCTTTGCGCGCGACGGCAGCGTGCATGTGCGCAGGGGCGCGCTGATGGGGCTTTCGACCCTTGATTATGTTCCTCTTGGCAAATTTTATGCTGACCATATTGCCGCCCAGCTTGGCCTGTTGCCGCCCAATACCCAGCTTGAAACAGCGGCCTACACGCCCAAGATTGCGCTGAATCTGGTGACTGCCCAGAAGATGGGCATGGATCTGCCGCTGATTCTGCTCATTTCGGCAGACGAACTCTTTGACGTCACACTGGCGGGCGTTGATAAAACGGCCGTTACCCAATAG
- a CDS encoding ATP-binding cassette domain-containing protein codes for MLQLKESLFLKLLWEQAGEEGKKIAAACLGSGIMQGLAVFSVLQGLQQLSEDGLEFSTFLAFMVSLASFYFLFRYITGRSAQIALRGIMEWRMRIAAKLRGVSLLEYEKLDKNRIQSALLDGREMVVEAARMLVAASANTVMVVLSFAKMATVSIPGTLGVFLFLAMGFWIFLHLINKVHAHMGPAMQADQRFCAGLRDLYAGLQQLKMHKPKTTALFGEQIIPDLSVASEARDATEHRHALGISFFAMFNLLILGLILFIMPKILNLETSETSSLLVLCMFSLSPLISLITSVPMMAKVEMSLQELAAVEAQIDAVTEPFENAGVKARWQQADPIVPSFDSIALHDVRFDYHDRNGMRLFGITVDSFELRKGELVFIRGGNGSGKSTFMKVLAGLYAPESGEMFLNTVMLSDVNMESYRNLFTIVPTDYHLFSRPLGLNITPAQLTDVLRTLHMETKVSLLEDGTFSTLDLSAGQRKRLALACALLEKRHIYLFDEVAADFDPVFRRYFYEELLPDIIRQGGTILAISHDDRYFHVADRVLTMREGGFVEEPAGEGAQA; via the coding sequence ATGCTGCAACTGAAAGAATCGCTTTTTCTGAAACTTCTGTGGGAACAGGCCGGCGAGGAAGGCAAAAAAATTGCCGCCGCGTGCCTCGGCTCAGGCATAATGCAAGGGCTTGCCGTTTTTTCGGTGCTTCAGGGCTTGCAGCAGCTTTCTGAAGACGGGCTGGAATTCAGCACCTTTCTTGCTTTCATGGTGAGCCTCGCCTCCTTTTATTTTCTCTTCCGCTACATCACAGGGCGCTCGGCGCAGATTGCCCTGCGCGGCATCATGGAATGGCGCATGCGCATTGCCGCCAAGCTGCGCGGCGTTTCCCTGCTGGAATATGAAAAGCTGGACAAAAACCGTATCCAATCCGCCCTGCTTGACGGACGCGAAATGGTTGTTGAAGCGGCCCGCATGCTGGTGGCGGCCTCGGCCAACACGGTGATGGTGGTGCTCTCTTTTGCCAAGATGGCGACTGTCTCCATTCCCGGTACGCTGGGTGTTTTTCTTTTTCTTGCTATGGGGTTCTGGATTTTTCTGCACCTTATCAACAAGGTGCATGCCCACATGGGGCCAGCCATGCAGGCCGACCAGCGCTTTTGCGCAGGCCTGCGCGATCTCTACGCCGGGCTGCAGCAGCTCAAGATGCACAAGCCCAAAACTACGGCGCTGTTTGGCGAACAGATCATCCCTGATCTTTCTGTGGCATCAGAAGCCCGCGATGCTACCGAGCACAGACACGCCCTTGGCATATCATTTTTTGCCATGTTCAATCTGCTGATTCTGGGGCTGATACTTTTTATCATGCCCAAGATTCTGAACCTCGAAACGTCGGAAACCTCCTCGCTGCTGGTGCTGTGCATGTTCAGTCTGAGCCCGCTCATAAGCCTGATTACGTCAGTGCCCATGATGGCAAAGGTAGAAATGAGCCTGCAGGAACTTGCAGCCGTGGAAGCGCAGATAGACGCAGTGACAGAGCCCTTTGAAAACGCAGGCGTCAAGGCGCGATGGCAGCAGGCCGACCCCATAGTGCCATCTTTTGATTCCATTGCCCTGCACGATGTGCGTTTTGACTACCATGACCGCAACGGCATGCGGCTTTTTGGCATTACCGTAGACAGCTTTGAGCTGCGCAAGGGCGAGCTGGTGTTTATTCGCGGCGGCAACGGTTCGGGCAAGTCCACCTTCATGAAGGTGCTGGCCGGGCTGTATGCGCCCGAGAGCGGAGAAATGTTCCTGAACACCGTCATGCTTTCCGACGTTAACATGGAATCCTACCGCAACCTCTTCACCATTGTGCCTACAGACTATCACCTGTTTTCCCGCCCCCTCGGCCTGAACATCACCCCGGCCCAGCTCACGGACGTGCTGCGCACCCTGCACATGGAAACCAAGGTGAGCCTGCTGGAAGACGGCACGTTTTCCACGCTTGATCTCTCCGCCGGGCAGCGCAAACGCCTTGCCCTGGCCTGCGCGCTGCTTGAAAAGCGCCATATCTACCTGTTTGACGAAGTGGCCGCAGATTTCGACCCTGTTTTCCGCCGCTATTTTTACGAAGAACTGCTGCCTGACATCATCCGTCAGGGCGGCACCATCCTGGCCATATCCCATGACGACCGCTACTTCCATGTGGCCGACAGGGTGCTGACCATGCGCGAAGGCGGCTTTGTGGAAGAACCCGCAGGCGAAGGGGCGCAGGCATGA
- a CDS encoding 4'-phosphopantetheinyl transferase family protein — MCVGLELENIADWPSLCAPHTSPQEQQEAGRYVRIEDAARHLAGRALARRLLLAAFGQNSAAEFARSPYGKPFCPGISADFSISHSGSMVWVALCRCASVGIDVERMRPLPDAAELTSQLHPQEQKDLLSLPPGELQAAFYRCWTRKEAVIKAVGMGLSMPLQSFSVHTGPQESGWIASFTANAVHGMAAMLEGGGQWTSRDIRTTDGYQCSVAAHSPCLNVVVHLAC; from the coding sequence TTGTGCGTTGGCCTGGAGCTTGAGAATATTGCGGACTGGCCCAGCCTGTGCGCGCCCCACACCTCCCCGCAGGAGCAGCAGGAGGCCGGGCGCTACGTACGCATAGAAGATGCGGCGCGGCATCTGGCAGGCAGAGCTTTGGCGCGGCGTTTGCTGCTCGCCGCCTTTGGGCAGAACAGTGCCGCAGAGTTTGCCCGCTCCCCTTACGGCAAGCCCTTTTGCCCCGGAATATCCGCTGATTTTTCCATCAGCCATTCGGGCAGCATGGTGTGGGTGGCCCTTTGCCGCTGCGCAAGCGTGGGCATTGATGTGGAAAGGATGCGCCCTCTGCCCGATGCGGCGGAGCTGACCAGCCAGCTGCATCCGCAGGAGCAAAAAGACCTGCTGTCCCTGCCCCCTGGGGAACTGCAAGCGGCCTTTTACCGCTGCTGGACGCGCAAGGAGGCCGTAATCAAGGCTGTGGGCATGGGCCTGAGCATGCCCTTGCAAAGCTTCAGCGTGCACACCGGGCCGCAAGAGAGCGGCTGGATAGCATCCTTCACTGCAAATGCTGTTCACGGCATGGCTGCAATGCTTGAGGGTGGCGGGCAGTGGACAAGCCGCGACATCAGAACAACAGATGGTTACCAGTGCAGCGTTGCGGCCCATAGCCCCTGCCTGAACGTCGTGGTCCACCTTGCCTGTTGA
- a CDS encoding prohibitin family protein: MKSVCANIREMVRRNRLRIIVAGVVATLLLLFLWPSIVISIKPGELGVLYARFRGGTQLQHTYEEGIHFIQPWNIMYIYDVRVQEETQNIDVLTVDGLTINVQISLRFQIIRDRLPNLHQEIGPNYRDKVVIPIMNSAVRQTIGSYRPDDLYSTARQELQDQMLVDAVEEMGRIPVLIQGFVVKSITLPEVLREAIERKLIAEQDYLRYKYILLEAQQEARRKTIEGEGIKAYQALVNENMTQNFLRYEGIQATKELATSSNAKVVVIGGKDGLPVILNADSPTGAAAPDTANAGKTGNQGAAPKAPAQGTQQTPAKPDMSGTDSVSPDQKRPEDMRPGQNQPGQMRPESGRTPPFRPNSHSGLRPQIQYDSQSGAQYAPKYGPRNDSAKQDSAASADAQAPTGAGWIAPGENVSDYIQRLNKTLLQPHRGGAVRQ, from the coding sequence ATGAAAAGCGTCTGTGCAAACATACGGGAAATGGTGCGCCGCAATCGCCTGCGGATCATAGTCGCGGGCGTTGTCGCAACGCTGCTGCTCCTGTTTCTCTGGCCGAGTATTGTCATTTCCATCAAGCCCGGCGAGCTGGGCGTTCTGTACGCGCGCTTTCGCGGCGGCACACAGTTGCAGCACACCTACGAGGAAGGCATACATTTCATCCAGCCGTGGAACATCATGTATATCTATGATGTGCGCGTGCAGGAAGAAACCCAGAACATTGATGTGCTGACCGTGGACGGCCTGACCATCAATGTGCAGATTTCGTTGCGTTTTCAGATCATCCGCGACCGCCTGCCCAACCTGCATCAGGAGATCGGGCCGAACTACCGCGACAAGGTCGTCATTCCCATCATGAATTCCGCAGTGCGGCAAACAATCGGCAGCTATCGGCCAGACGACCTCTACTCCACCGCGCGGCAGGAACTGCAAGACCAGATGCTGGTGGACGCAGTGGAAGAAATGGGGCGCATCCCCGTTCTTATTCAGGGTTTTGTGGTCAAAAGCATCACTCTGCCCGAAGTGCTGCGCGAGGCCATTGAACGCAAGCTCATAGCGGAACAGGACTACCTGCGCTACAAGTACATTCTGCTTGAAGCCCAGCAGGAGGCCCGCCGCAAGACAATTGAAGGCGAAGGCATCAAGGCCTACCAGGCGCTTGTCAACGAGAACATGACGCAGAACTTCTTGCGCTATGAAGGCATTCAGGCCACCAAGGAGCTTGCCACGTCGTCCAACGCCAAGGTGGTAGTGATCGGCGGCAAGGACGGCCTACCTGTTATTCTCAATGCAGATTCGCCCACAGGCGCAGCCGCGCCAGATACTGCAAACGCTGGCAAAACGGGCAATCAGGGGGCGGCCCCCAAGGCTCCCGCGCAGGGCACCCAGCAGACGCCTGCCAAACCAGATATGTCGGGAACAGATTCGGTCAGCCCAGACCAGAAGCGGCCCGAGGATATGCGGCCTGGCCAAAATCAGCCAGGGCAGATGCGGCCAGAATCCGGCAGAACGCCCCCGTTCCGCCCCAATTCCCATTCCGGCCTGCGCCCCCAAATTCAGTACGATTCCCAATCAGGGGCGCAGTATGCGCCGAAGTACGGGCCGCGTAACGACTCCGCAAAGCAGGATTCTGCCGCGTCTGCCGACGCCCAAGCCCCCACCGGGGCAGGCTGGATCGCCCCCGGAGAAAATGTATCGGATTACATCCAGAGGTTGAATAAAACACTGCTGCAACCGCACCGTGGCGGCGCTGTCAGACAGTAA
- a CDS encoding formyltransferase family protein: MKVVVCAKKDLAGCVALNRLLAAIAPRHDVFVVLSDYVLDAECSNAYAASLVAHERNMVLEHILPWLETRFAHGSAARCQTYAGLKKRYGIDMEMWGPMRSPASRQAMRDLAPDVVISCRYDYVIPTEVIDMPRFGTYGMHPGALPDLQGLCSPFRAMEHGNERSGCTLFHLDAGLDTGPIVEIGWWPINYDRSLLWNFVHTYFAGIDALLRHLPELEAGRELTTHVQSSEGRKYFSYPTEDEFRRFIQKGGHIVLPEDYHEVLSWFLPGGLTDPAMPELRALVSSLES; the protein is encoded by the coding sequence GTGAAAGTTGTCGTTTGCGCCAAGAAGGATCTTGCAGGATGTGTCGCCCTTAACAGGCTGCTGGCAGCCATTGCCCCTAGGCACGATGTTTTTGTGGTTCTTTCAGATTACGTGCTGGACGCGGAGTGCAGCAATGCCTACGCGGCAAGCCTTGTGGCCCATGAGCGGAACATGGTGCTCGAGCACATTCTGCCCTGGCTGGAAACCCGCTTCGCTCATGGCAGTGCGGCACGGTGCCAGACCTATGCGGGCCTGAAAAAGCGTTACGGCATTGATATGGAGATGTGGGGTCCCATGCGGTCGCCCGCCTCCCGCCAAGCCATGCGCGACCTTGCGCCGGACGTTGTTATCTCCTGCCGCTACGACTACGTTATTCCCACGGAAGTCATAGATATGCCCCGGTTTGGCACCTATGGCATGCATCCCGGCGCGTTGCCTGATCTGCAAGGCCTGTGCAGCCCTTTTCGGGCTATGGAGCATGGCAATGAGCGCTCTGGCTGCACTCTTTTCCACCTTGACGCAGGGCTGGATACCGGCCCCATCGTGGAGATCGGCTGGTGGCCCATCAACTACGACCGCTCCCTGCTGTGGAACTTTGTGCATACCTATTTTGCGGGTATAGACGCCCTGCTGCGCCATCTGCCGGAACTGGAGGCGGGGCGCGAGCTGACAACCCATGTGCAGAGCAGCGAAGGCCGAAAATATTTCAGCTATCCCACCGAAGACGAATTCCGCAGGTTTATCCAGAAGGGCGGGCATATCGTTCTGCCTGAAGATTATCATGAAGTCCTGTCGTGGTTTTTGCCCGGCGGTCTGACTGATCCCGCCATGCCCGAACTGCGGGCGCTGGTCAGTTCGCTGGAGTCCTGA
- a CDS encoding ABC transporter substrate binding protein, with amino-acid sequence MLFPITANGPCPLLRPQKNQAQCPHATALFPRIATLILAMLFLGGLFFVFCQPACANPPVKRIGYLEAGPFWLFDNTWSAFRDGMGKYDDIRCEYPSDARFSPGWEPAQMRRLPEMAKQLLQRKDLDLVVGMGTAAVKALLAVNDGRLPILGMGMADPVAAGVVKSAQDSGVDNFTCRVEVDRWSSMFRVFYDVVRFHKMGIMFQNSQEGRVYAALGDAQAIASELGFSLVLYDGLSSTESAEECRKGLDELHKQGMDAFFIGPLNCFDIGGEGMAPLLQKLNQWKIPTFARDGSEYVKSGALMGFSTWNFGPSGIALAGQAHAILSGTQPRTLPMLDQSEPSIALNLGTAKAIGFDFPFDVLVTADELHETISQPHPGTP; translated from the coding sequence ATGCTTTTTCCAATTACAGCCAATGGCCCATGCCCTTTGCTGCGCCCGCAGAAAAACCAGGCGCAATGCCCCCATGCAACCGCTCTTTTTCCCCGCATCGCCACGCTGATTCTTGCCATGCTTTTTCTGGGCGGCTTGTTTTTCGTCTTCTGCCAGCCCGCCTGCGCCAATCCGCCTGTAAAACGCATCGGCTATCTCGAGGCCGGGCCGTTCTGGCTGTTTGACAACACCTGGAGCGCCTTTCGCGATGGTATGGGCAAGTATGACGACATACGCTGCGAATACCCATCTGACGCGCGCTTCAGCCCCGGCTGGGAACCAGCGCAGATGCGCCGCCTGCCTGAAATGGCAAAACAGCTTTTGCAGCGCAAGGATCTCGACCTAGTGGTGGGCATGGGCACGGCGGCGGTCAAGGCGCTGCTGGCCGTCAACGATGGCCGTTTGCCCATTCTGGGCATGGGCATGGCTGACCCTGTGGCTGCCGGGGTTGTCAAAAGCGCGCAAGATTCCGGCGTGGACAACTTCACCTGCCGGGTGGAGGTTGACCGCTGGTCTTCCATGTTCCGCGTTTTTTACGATGTGGTGCGCTTTCACAAAATGGGCATCATGTTCCAGAACAGTCAGGAAGGCCGCGTCTACGCGGCACTTGGCGATGCCCAGGCCATTGCCTCGGAGCTGGGATTTTCCCTTGTGCTCTACGATGGCCTCTCCTCCACCGAAAGTGCTGAAGAATGCCGCAAGGGGCTGGATGAACTGCATAAACAGGGCATGGACGCCTTCTTTATCGGCCCGCTGAACTGCTTTGATATCGGCGGCGAGGGCATGGCCCCGCTGTTGCAAAAACTGAATCAGTGGAAGATCCCCACCTTTGCGCGTGACGGGTCGGAATATGTCAAATCCGGAGCGCTCATGGGCTTTTCCACCTGGAATTTCGGCCCCAGCGGCATAGCTCTTGCCGGGCAGGCCCACGCTATACTCAGTGGCACGCAGCCGCGCACCCTGCCCATGCTTGACCAGTCCGAACCTTCCATTGCCCTGAACCTTGGCACCGCCAAGGCCATCGGCTTTGACTTTCCCTTTGACGTGCTGGTAACGGCGGACGAACTGCACGAAACCATCAGCCAGCCGCACCCCGGTACACCCTAA
- a CDS encoding YcjF family protein, protein MTKDTLENKVDGVEDQMACQAETTAETETCERACPSEEVVDAIIRKRVYGAIGLGFVPVPLVDFLGLSALQIELIHALAQAHGVEFKKERVKSIISSLCGGLLTTASVPLAASLLKSIPVIGFTAGAATISIMGGASTYALGWVFDRHFRKGGNLIDFNAEEAKTYFKEKVEEGKTFVGKIKNKMKKETKNEAAAEAPAKEAGTDAA, encoded by the coding sequence ATGACAAAAGATACGTTGGAAAACAAGGTCGACGGCGTTGAAGATCAGATGGCCTGCCAGGCCGAAACCACTGCTGAAACGGAAACGTGCGAACGCGCCTGCCCTTCGGAAGAAGTGGTGGACGCCATCATCCGCAAGCGTGTGTACGGCGCTATCGGCCTTGGTTTTGTGCCGGTGCCCCTTGTAGATTTTCTGGGCCTCTCCGCCCTCCAGATTGAGCTTATTCACGCGCTGGCCCAGGCCCACGGCGTTGAATTCAAAAAGGAACGCGTCAAATCCATCATTTCTTCGCTGTGCGGCGGCCTGCTGACCACGGCAAGCGTGCCCCTGGCCGCCTCGCTGCTGAAAAGCATTCCGGTCATTGGCTTCACCGCGGGCGCGGCCACCATCAGTATCATGGGCGGTGCCAGCACCTATGCCCTTGGCTGGGTTTTTGACCGCCATTTCAGAAAGGGCGGCAACCTGATTGATTTCAATGCCGAAGAAGCCAAGACCTACTTCAAGGAAAAGGTTGAAGAAGGCAAAACCTTCGTCGGCAAGATCAAGAACAAGATGAAAAAAGAAACCAAGAACGAAGCCGCCGCTGAAGCCCCCGCCAAAGAAGCGGGCACAGACGCGGCCTAA